The window TCTATTTCATCAAACAACATAGTATCTATTGAATGATCATTTCCAAAAACTGTTTCCATAGCTAAAAGAATTCTTGACATCTCACCACCAGATGCAATTTCCGAAAGATTTAAAAATGGACTTTGAGGTGTTGTTTTTAATAAAAGAATAGCTTTATGTGCACTCGTATTATCTGGTTCTTTATCAGAAAATCTAAAATCTATACTCGCATTTTTCATATTTAAATCATATAGATTTTTCTCTATGGATTTTTTCAAACTATTTAAATAATCAATACTTTTTTTTATAATATTATTAGATTCTTGCTTTAATTTCTTTTTTAATTCTTTAAGCTTTGGTTCTATTAAGTCTATTTCATCTTTTAGTTCTGAAAGATATTCATATTCTTTTTTCATATTTTCAAGTTTTAAGATAACATCTTCAAGAGAAGGTCCATATTTCCTCTTTAAATTTATTATTTCATTAAGTCTATCTCCAACTTGTTGCAATTCATTTGGATCTACATTTAAATCTTCAAGCTTATACTCGAGATTACCATGTAAATCATTTAAAAGTTCTTGAATATTGAGAGCTTGTTCATAATATTCTTTAAATCCAAAATCCGATATCTTAGAGAGATTATAAACAACATTCCCGATAGCAATATCGAGATTAAATTCTTCATTATCCTTCAAAATATTTAAATCTTCATAAAGATTCTTTCTTATTTCTTCTACATTATTTAAAGCTTTATATCTATCATTCAATTCATCATCTTCACCAATAACTGGATTTAATCTCTCTATTTCTTCAATTTGATAATTCAAAATATCGAGCTTTCTAAAAATTTCTGACGGATCTGATGGAATATGTTCAAATTTACTCTTCAAACTACTGTATTCTTTAAAATAGTCATCATAATGAGAAAAAAGCTCTGGTTTTTTATCTCTAAGTAAAGAATATATCAATTTACTTTGATAGGATTCATCCCTCAACAATATATTTGAATCTTGAGAATGAACTTCTATTAAATGTTTTCCTATTTTTTGAATTAATTCTTTTGGAACTATTGTACCATTTATCCTAAAAAAAGCTCTTTTAGAAGTAAATGTTGAAGAAATTACAAGCTCTTCTGAATCTAAGTTGAAATCATCTTTAATTAAATCTCTTATTTCATCATCAACTATAAAAAAAGCCGAAATATTCCCTTCATCTGTTCTAAGATTCTGTGGTATATTTCCAGTCAAAAATGCATTTATAGCAGAAATAAACATGGACTTACCAGCACCAGATTCACCAGTTATAACATTCAGTTTTTCATGAAAGTCTACATTGGCATCTTTAAAAAGCCCAAAATTTTTAAGAGATAATGATACTATCAAAGAATTCACCAACCTTTATAGTTATACAATTCTATTATTTTTATACCAATATTATAGCATAATAAGAAAAAATTTTTACCTGATATAATAAACTGTTAATATGGTTTATTATAAAATATAAGTAAATTTAATATTTATTATGTACAAATATAAAGGTATAGATAAATAATACGATATATAAGATAAGAGAGGTAAAAAATGAATATAATTAATAAAATAGAAGAAATAAAAAACGAATATAAACTCTACGCTGAAGATAAAAAAATATATATAGCCTTTTCTGGTGGATTAGACAGCACTGTAGCCGCTCTAATAGCCAGAGATACTTTTGATAATTCAAAAATAACTTTAATAAATGTATGTTTTGGAGCTTATTCTTATTCAAAAGGATTAGAAGCAGTTTTAAGTCTCGCAAATCAAATGAATTTAAGATTATTTTTCACTCAAGGTGAAAAAGAGCAAGAAAATTTAATGTATCACGGACCAAATTGTAATCAATGTACAAAAAATATAAAACTTGGAAAAGTTAAAGAATTCGTATATAAAGGTTTAGTAGTTGTTGGATCAAATCAATCAGACTCCTGGGGAAAACTTGGTATAAAATATAATGATGGAATTTATTCACCACTATTAAATTTAAACAAAAAAGAAATAAATGAAATTTTAAATTTTTATGGATTTAAAATTCCCAAAATAGGCGAAAGTAATTTTAGAGAAGGTTGTAAATTCAAACATTTATTAAAAATGGCTGTTAATAATAAATTTCATTCAAGAGCAGATGTAATTGCAAATGAAGTACTTCATGATATATTGGATTTTTATAATTATGAAAGAACTCTTGGAAATGTAAAGATAATAGGTCCTTTATCAAAAAATATTGCTCTCATAAATGTAAAACCAATACCAGAAAACTCAATAAAAAAAATAATAATAGAAAAAATTTCTCAAGAAGAAACTATAGATGAAGTCGTTTTTGTTGATAAACCTTTAAAATTAAAAGTCGCTGCTAATCCTGGTATAATTAATAATGAAAATTCTAAATATTGGATAGAAAATGGAAGATTGGCACCTGAATTTGCAATGCCAATTGAAGTAGATTGGAATACCAAATCAAATAATAATAAATTGTGGACTTTTTCTGTTGTAGATTATCAATTTCTATAAGATTCGTATGAACTTTAAAGGGGGATTCTATGATAAAAAACATTATGGAAGATATTGTGGGGGAATGTTTAACTGAAATACTCAAAGACACAAATATAAAAGTTTGTAAATGTCAAAAATGTATTAGTGACATAATGGCATTAACTTTAAATCATGTAAAACCAAAATATGTTTCTACCAAAAAAGGGGAAATATATACAAGAGTCGAACTACAAAATAGTCAATTAAAAGTAGATTTAATGGATACTATAATAAAATCAATATTAATAGTTGCAAGAAATCCAAGACATAATCAAAAAATAGATAAAATTCAAAAAATAGACAAAATAGAAAAAATAGATTAGTTTTAATCTATTTTTTCATATTTTTCTACAACTCTTATTTTCCAATTTCCAAATTTTAAAAATAAATATGCGAGAACCATTGCCGAAATATTACTTATTATCATAGCAATAAAAATACCTTTAAATCCATATATATCTGCCATAAAAACAACTAAAGGAATTCTTATCACCCAAAGTCTTATCATATCAACTGTCGTTGATTGTACTGTATGACCAGTTCCCCTTAAAGCCCCCATAAATATAGACATAGTAGCAAAAAAAGGTAAAGAGAATGAAACCATTTTAAAAAATACCTTTCCCATCTCAATAACTTCAGGATCATTTATAAAAAACCTTGTAACATATTGACCAAAGAAAAATAATAAAAAAGAAATACTCAAAATTATAGAAAATGTTATAAAAGCTGCTTTTTTAACAGTTTCTTCAGCTTTTTCAGGCTCATCTGCCCCTATAAATTGTCCACACATAGAAGCTGTTGCGAGTTCCATACCAATAGCAAACATAACAACCATTGAATTTATTCTATTTCCCACACCATAAGCACTGACAACAACAGTCCCAAAACTTGAAACAACACCCATTATTATAGTAAAACCTATTGAAGTAATTGACTGGCCAATAGAAGCAGGAAATCCTATTTGTAAAACCTTTTTGATGAGTCTAAAATCAGGTTTAAAATATTTAATATCAATTTTAAATCCATATGTTCCTTTTATCAATGTAAACATAAAATAACATGCTATTATACTCCTCGCCAAAAAAGTTGCTAAAGCTGCTCCAAGAACACCAAAATCAAAATAAAAAATAAAAATAGGGTCTAAAATAATATTAATAATAACGGATAAAAATGTAAATTTTAACGCTATAAAAGAATTTCCCCAGCCTCTATATATTCCAGCAGAAAGCTCCATTAAAAACATGAAAGGCATGGCTAGAACTATAATATTCATATACTGTACGCTTAAATCAAAAACTTCTTGAGATACTTTCATAATACTTATAATATTTGGAGAGAATAATAAAACTATAAACATTATTACAATTGAAAGAACAACTATAGTTACTATAGTATTTGCAGCAGATTTTTCAGCCATAGTTTTATCTTTCATTCCAGTATATTGCGAAACCATAGAAGAGCCAGCATGAGAAAAACCGGAAGCCAATGAAATAAATATAAAAATTATGGGCCATGTGATAGTTGGAACAGAAAACTCTATTTTTCCAAGTTTTCCTAAAAAGAAAGCATCCGTTATATTATAAATCGTTTGTAATATATTAGTTAATATTATTGGCCAAGCAAGCTTAAATAAAACACTTTTTATACTACCTTCAAAAATATTAATTTTTTGATTTCTTTGTTGAATAATAGTAATCACTCCCAAAAACAGTTTGTTTACCTAACTATTATATCATATTAATCCTAAAAATAAATAATATATGTATAATATAAAAAACAAAATAATTAGGAGGGGAAAAATGAAATTTTTATTTGATCATATTTTAACAGACTATTGGAAAGTAAAAATAGAAGAAATTTCAAATGAATTTAAAAATTTTAATGTAATTAAAAAAGATCCTAATATTCCTTTAAAAGAACAATTAGAAGATATAGATTGTTTAATAGGTGGCTCTATAAAGAAAGAAGATTTAATAAAAGCAAAAAATTTAAAAGCTATTTTTGTACCTTTTTCTGGAGTAAACACTTTACCCCTAGAAGATTTAAAAAAATCAAATATAATAGTATCTAATTCTAAAGGTAATGGAAAAGTAGTTGCTGAAAGGGCCGTAAGTCTTTTAATGTCATTAACAGGTAAAATAATTGAATATGATGAAGATCTTAGAAAAAATATATGGCATGGTTTTGCAGCTGGTGAAAACCCAGAGTCTTCTTGGGAAAGTATTATAGAAAAAAAAGTAGGAATATTAGGTGTTGGAAGCATAGGAAAAAATATAGCCAAATATTTAAAACCTTATGATTGTAAAATAATTGGGTATAAAAAAAATATAGTAGGTCAATCAAAAGATTATGATGAATATTTTGATATTATAACTAATAACTTTGATTATACAATAAAAAATTCAGATATAATATTCATATCTCTTCCATTAACTGACTCTACAAGAGATTTAATAAATAAAGATAATATAATAAAATTCAAAAACAAAATCATCATAAATGTTGGAAGAGGGCCTATAATATCTCAAGAAGCTTTATATATTGGATTAAAAGAAAATATATTAAAAGGAGCCTGCATAGATGTTTGGTACAATTACCCTGAAAAAAACTCCAATCAATGTATGCCTTTAGATTATCCTATAAATGAATTCAAAAACATCATATTATCTCCGCATGTTGGTGGATTTAATGAAAAAGCTTTGAAATTGAGTATAGACTGGTGTGTTGAAAATATAAAAGCTTATTTAAATACTGGTAAGCCTAAAAACATAGTAAAAATATAAAGGGGAAAATTCCCCTTTATATTATAGCAAATAATAAAGCCAATATAAATAAAATTATTTTTAAAATATTTCTTATTTTTATATAAATAGTTATATCATCATTTTTAAATACTTCAAAATTATCCATTTTTTCTTCATGTGGTTTATAAAGATCTGTTATTCTTCCGTATTTATCAACTTTACCTGTTAACCCCGTATTAGAAACTTGCAAAAATTCTTTTCTATTTTCAACAGCTCTGAATATAATTTGAGAAAAATGTTGTTTTAATGCCGTATTATTATCAAACCAACCATCATTTGTTATAGAAAGTAAGAATTGAGCACCATTTTTTGTGAGTTCATTTGAAACCTCAGGAAAATAAGTCTCAAAACAAATCTGTGTACCTATTTTGGTATTTGACACATCAAAAACATTATATTCCTTACCAGTCTCATAATACCTAATTAAATTAAAAGCATTAAAATTATCAAAAATAAACTTATATGGCAAAAATTCCGCAAAAGGAACGAGTTTTACTTTATCATAATAATCTGATATATTGCCCTCACTATCGTATAACCATGCTGTATTATAATTTTTATCTAAGCTCATTCTTGGATATCCCATAATAACTGGTTTATTTACAGAACTTATATTTACTTTGAGAGCTAAATTTATTTCAGTATCTCTTATATCTTCTAAAAATGCCGATTCTGGTAAAATAACCAAATCTGTATCAAACTCTTGTGTTTCTTTTAAAATATCAGAAAACATCATATAACTATTCCATTTATTAGAATTATATTTTATATTTTGAGGAACATTCATTTGAATAGCCGTGACTTTAAAAGAATCCTCATCATTAAACATTGGTAAAAATCTTTCAATTGAAAAATTAACTACATAAATCA is drawn from Oceanotoga teriensis and contains these coding sequences:
- the lnt gene encoding apolipoprotein N-acyltransferase → MSYLLSLLSGILTGLSMPGNLFSFLVFFSLIFYLKNMADSKKTYERFLHTIIYSFSMLFTTFWWQIPVLTKNIPQVLNGYSSFIGFIGFIGMILLLVLPYLLIWLLSEMYHNRKYRKENYWSLVLFYSFAYTAAEGLKTIGDFAFTGGSLGYALYDHIGILQIASIFGYLGISFIIVFINSLIAFDKSRNWIIKIPIILSMIYVVNFSIERFLPMFNDEDSFKVTAIQMNVPQNIKYNSNKWNSYMMFSDILKETQEFDTDLVILPESAFLEDIRDTEINLALKVNISSVNKPVIMGYPRMSLDKNYNTAWLYDSEGNISDYYDKVKLVPFAEFLPYKFIFDNFNAFNLIRYYETGKEYNVFDVSNTKIGTQICFETYFPEVSNELTKNGAQFLLSITNDGWFDNNTALKQHFSQIIFRAVENRKEFLQVSNTGLTGKVDKYGRITDLYKPHEEKMDNFEVFKNDDITIYIKIRNILKIILFILALLFAII
- a CDS encoding MATE family efflux transporter, producing MITIIQQRNQKINIFEGSIKSVLFKLAWPIILTNILQTIYNITDAFFLGKLGKIEFSVPTITWPIIFIFISLASGFSHAGSSMVSQYTGMKDKTMAEKSAANTIVTIVVLSIVIMFIVLLFSPNIISIMKVSQEVFDLSVQYMNIIVLAMPFMFLMELSAGIYRGWGNSFIALKFTFLSVIINIILDPIFIFYFDFGVLGAALATFLARSIIACYFMFTLIKGTYGFKIDIKYFKPDFRLIKKVLQIGFPASIGQSITSIGFTIIMGVVSSFGTVVVSAYGVGNRINSMVVMFAIGMELATASMCGQFIGADEPEKAEETVKKAAFITFSIILSISFLLFFFGQYVTRFFINDPEVIEMGKVFFKMVSFSLPFFATMSIFMGALRGTGHTVQSTTVDMIRLWVIRIPLVVFMADIYGFKGIFIAMIISNISAMVLAYLFLKFGNWKIRVVEKYEKID
- a CDS encoding DNA repair protein RecN, whose product is MIVSLSLKNFGLFKDANVDFHEKLNVITGESGAGKSMFISAINAFLTGNIPQNLRTDEGNISAFFIVDDEIRDLIKDDFNLDSEELVISSTFTSKRAFFRINGTIVPKELIQKIGKHLIEVHSQDSNILLRDESYQSKLIYSLLRDKKPELFSHYDDYFKEYSSLKSKFEHIPSDPSEIFRKLDILNYQIEEIERLNPVIGEDDELNDRYKALNNVEEIRKNLYEDLNILKDNEEFNLDIAIGNVVYNLSKISDFGFKEYYEQALNIQELLNDLHGNLEYKLEDLNVDPNELQQVGDRLNEIINLKRKYGPSLEDVILKLENMKKEYEYLSELKDEIDLIEPKLKELKKKLKQESNNIIKKSIDYLNSLKKSIEKNLYDLNMKNASIDFRFSDKEPDNTSAHKAILLLKTTPQSPFLNLSEIASGGEMSRILLAMETVFGNDHSIDTMLFDEIDSGVGPRMADVVGEKLEELSKNKQVIVITHMPQVANDANRHFKILKIEKNAKTYSSIIRLNSDERDKEIKDMYGDIVL
- a CDS encoding 2-hydroxyacid dehydrogenase, which produces MKFLFDHILTDYWKVKIEEISNEFKNFNVIKKDPNIPLKEQLEDIDCLIGGSIKKEDLIKAKNLKAIFVPFSGVNTLPLEDLKKSNIIVSNSKGNGKVVAERAVSLLMSLTGKIIEYDEDLRKNIWHGFAAGENPESSWESIIEKKVGILGVGSIGKNIAKYLKPYDCKIIGYKKNIVGQSKDYDEYFDIITNNFDYTIKNSDIIFISLPLTDSTRDLINKDNIIKFKNKIIINVGRGPIISQEALYIGLKENILKGACIDVWYNYPEKNSNQCMPLDYPINEFKNIILSPHVGGFNEKALKLSIDWCVENIKAYLNTGKPKNIVKI
- a CDS encoding late competence development ComFB family protein; this translates as MIKNIMEDIVGECLTEILKDTNIKVCKCQKCISDIMALTLNHVKPKYVSTKKGEIYTRVELQNSQLKVDLMDTIIKSILIVARNPRHNQKIDKIQKIDKIEKID
- a CDS encoding ExsB family protein; amino-acid sequence: MNIINKIEEIKNEYKLYAEDKKIYIAFSGGLDSTVAALIARDTFDNSKITLINVCFGAYSYSKGLEAVLSLANQMNLRLFFTQGEKEQENLMYHGPNCNQCTKNIKLGKVKEFVYKGLVVVGSNQSDSWGKLGIKYNDGIYSPLLNLNKKEINEILNFYGFKIPKIGESNFREGCKFKHLLKMAVNNKFHSRADVIANEVLHDILDFYNYERTLGNVKIIGPLSKNIALINVKPIPENSIKKIIIEKISQEETIDEVVFVDKPLKLKVAANPGIINNENSKYWIENGRLAPEFAMPIEVDWNTKSNNNKLWTFSVVDYQFL